The DNA region GGCGGCATCTGATCCTGATGCTCCTGATAGAAGTTGCGGCGTTTAATCAGGTAAGGCACCAGCGTCACGGCCACGATTGACAGCGTCAGCCAGAGCGGATTCAGACGCAGCCAGGCGATGGTGAAGCTGATGGCGAAACTCAGCAGCATCCCCACGGCGTTGGCGATCGTGTTCAGGCGCGAGGCAAGCCGGGCGTTGTTATAGACGCTGAAGGTGTCCTGGGTAACAAACACCGAGGCCACAAATGAGGCCAGTGCAAATGCCAGGAAGTTTTCCTGCATGTTGTACCAGACCCAGATTAAGACTGGCACCGATGTCGCCAGCAACAGCACCATCCGCAGCGTGCGGGCGATGGTCATCAGACGCAGCCCTTTGGCCGCATTTTTGCTGACGCGCTTGAACAGAATGGTTTCGGTGCCAAAGATTGCAACGGTCTGCACCATTGCAAATAGTGAAGTAGAAAACGCCATCTGGCCGAACACCGTCGGGCCAAAGGATTTCGCCACGTAAGACGTCACAAAAATGACGCCAAAAACGGAGATGATCTTTTCAGACATCATCCAGGCGGCATTCGACATTACGCTCAATTTCATCGACTCTTCCTTAGTATTACTCAACTACAACCGCTTCGGTACAACATCCCTGTAACGAATTAATAAGCGCTCAGTGGGCCTGGCGGAAATGTAAGACTTCAGACCAAACTGGTCCGAAAAGTGAGAAGTAAATCATATTCCGGAGAGTGAATTCAGGATAATTCTTATTATAAATGGCGCGAATCACTTCAAATGGAAACGATTTCAGGCTGAAAATAAAACAACCTTAAAGAGCCTTATCAGCAAATTAATCATGTCGATCCGGCTAAATATCCAATGTACGTAGAATTTTTTCGTAATTTGGATGCGATGAATTTATAACAAAAACCCGCCTCCAGGAAGGCACGCCTGGCCGATAAGAATAAAATAAGATTTATCCCATGATGATATTTATTCCAAATATCTTAATTTAGGCTTCGCAATTCAACTCGCGCACTTTAATACTGCCTTAATAGAATCTTACAGTGCCAGAAATTATTAAAGTCATTCTCATCCATTAATCGATAAGAAAGGTAAGAGCATTTATGAGAAAGTCACGATACAGCGAAGATCAAATCACAAATGCCATTAAAGCTTCTGAATCGGGCGTGAAAGTCAGGGAAATCTGTGAAGAGTTAGGCATCTCTGAAGCCACGTTCTACAGCTGGAAGAAGAAGTTTTCTGGGTTGTCTTCGGAAGAAGGCAGAAAAATCAAGGATCTGGAAGAAAAACTGCAGAACATCACACGCGAACTGCAGACCCTCAACTCTGACAAAGAGATGCTGCAGAGCGTGCTGAAGCACTTCTTTACGACGAACGAAAAACGTCAGGCTGTGGATTTCCTGCAGAGTACTTTCGACATCGGCACCCGCCGCAGCTGCCGCTTATTAGATATCAGCCGCAGCGTCTACCACTATCCGTCAGGCACGGAGAACCGCTGAACCCAATGCTACCGCGCTTTTTAGACTTAACGCTGAGATTTGTTCTTACCAGAAGAGATGAAGATCATTTAACAGGACAATTGCGGCACCCTTTTCCGCTCCATTTATAACTAATGAATGGCTTCA from Pantoea deleyi includes:
- a CDS encoding transposase, translated to MRKSRYSEDQITNAIKASESGVKVREICEELGISEATFYSWKKKFSGLSSEEGRKIKDLEEKLQNITRELQTLNSDKEMLQSVLKHFFTTNEKRQAVDFLQSTFDIGTRRSCRLLDISRSVYHYPSGTENR